The Arachis ipaensis cultivar K30076 chromosome B05, Araip1.1, whole genome shotgun sequence nucleotide sequence ACCATCACCTCCAGCAGTCTGTCTTCACCGGTCACAGTTCCTCAGTGTATGCCCAAGCTGATGGCAGAGGCCACAACGCTTCGGCTGGTTCTCAACAGACTGATCCATGCTACTGCGGATCCTGGTTGCCTTCGGACGACCTTCCCTTGCACACCTCATGTTAGGATCAGGTATGACAGTTGGTCCAGCATATGGGGGCCATAGACCTTCTGGGATAGGCGGAACAAACCCGTGCTTATATACGTTGAACACCTCAGTCATACGATACACCTCGTGGACATATGACGCCCAATTCAGGCGCGAGTGGGCGCAACATGCAATGGCGTGACAACATGGATAATGGAGCGCCTGAAAGTGGCCACAATCGCATGTGTGATCCTTAAGGGAAACTCGATAGGAACCTAGCGAGAAGTTTCCAGTCGGTGTCGTCTCAGCCACCGTGTATTCCGACTGGTGCCTATCGAATAACGTGACGGTGAAGCACCTTGAGTCTCTCATGTTCCGATCAATAGCCTTCACCAACGCCTGACAAAATTCATGGCCAGATCCAACTTGCGCCTCTGCTGTTTGTCCGCAGAGCACGAATAGCTCGACAAGCCTCTCATAAGTAGACTTAACCAATGAAGTGACCGGGAGGTTCCGAGTTCCCTTTAACACGGAATTCACGCATTCACTAATGTTGGTTGTCATGTGGCCGAACCGTCTACCGCTATCCTCGTGTTGGGTCCACTTCTCATACTCCATCCAGTTGGCCCAGTCACACATAGCCGGATTCTCAGTCCGCATGATGTCAAACCAATAATAGAACTCTGCTTCAGTTTTTACATAGGCCGCATTCAccagcatcttccttgcatctttACCTTTGAAGCTAAGGCTAAAATTCGCTGCGACATGACGGATACAGTACACTCGAAAAGCACGTGGAGGCAGCCAACCATTCTCGGGATTCTCAAGTGCAGCCTTGATGCCATTATGCCTGTCAGAGATAACAAGGATACCCTCCTGTGGCGTcacatgcgttcataggttggacAAGAAGAATGACCATGACTCCGCATTTTCTCCCTGCACTAGGGCGAAGGCTATCGGGAGGATGTTCGAGTTTCCATCCTGCGCAATTGCCAACAGTAACGTGCCTCCGTACTTGCCACACAAGTGGGTACCGTCAATACTCACAAGTGGCTTGCAATGCCGGAAGGCCTTGATGCAGGGTGGAAATGTCCAGAAAAGACAATGAAAGTACACTGTAGACTCATCGACCTGATCCCCAACTCGAACAGGAGAGGTCTTCAACACAGTAACTGTCCCGGCCATGGTCAACTGCACCCCTAGCATCTAACGTGGCAACTCGGCATACGACTCTTTCCAGTCTCTATATATTTGTGCAACTGCCTTCTGTTTTGTCATTCAAACCTTCTTGTAACTAGGCCTGAACCCATAATCAGCTTCTGTTGCTTGTTGCAAGACCTTTATCGTAACCGCAGCATCCGCCCTCACCAACGAAAAAATTCTCGCACAGATAGCGTGGTAATCAAGCTGACGGTGATCACTGAAAATAGAGGTGGCCAAGCAAGTGTGGGGACCGTTGTACCTCCAAACCTCCCAAGTGCCCTTTCGTGCACGAAGCGATATGCGAATCAACCAACTGCAATCCTTGCCGAACTCCTTGCATTTTCCATGATACTTCAGATGATCCGATTCTAAGACTCGGTACTCGACACCTCGACGGATGCTATAGTCCTTCATACTCAGAACAGCTTCATCTTTATTCTGGAATGATTTCCCAACCTGAAATTCTGTAGAAGAACCCCAATTGTAGCACCTCCGTCCGCCTGTTGACCCAGAGCCTCGATGTTTAGGGTGGAGAAGTGTGGAGGGTACTGATGTGTGCCAGAACTTGAAGGACCGTGTTGTGCATGTGGATTAGCACCTGTCTCATCATCACTGTTCCCAATGATATCTACAGGCTCCTGGTCAGAGTCATCATCCCGCATTGCATTCTCTACTCGATCAGGTTCCCCAAAGCCTTGATCTTCATGAATTGTGCCACCACCTATATCTGCCTCAAATGCCTGCTGCCAGACCCCAAGATTCTCCAACGGTACAGAACCAACTACTTCCGTTCGTTCTAAATCAGCCGCGAAGGAAGGGTATGCCACCTGCGGAACAGATGGCCTGGCCGCAGGCATCGAACTAGACGCACCACCCGCCGCAGTTGAGCTATGAACTAGAGCTGATGCCCCAGAACTATCGACACCAACCTCCAACTTTGCGAACAACTCGTGTATTCTGACTTCCGGAAAACTCCTAACACAATGAAACAGAACCCTAATATCTTCATCAGCCGCTAGCACAAACGTATCATACTTAACACCGGTCGAGACTACTGCGACGGAAATCTTGTAGAATGGCTTCTTAACCCACTTGCTCCCAAATACCCCAAACTTCTGCAAGATGCTGTTCTTCACGTCTAACAAAGTGCTTGAAGAACTGGTGAATATACTCAATGGTTCTCtgtcagtgaacttcacaccatattttttgcttcttttgaTTTTTCCAGAGTAATGCACTAAGACAAGAAAACTCTCTTCCTCACTTGACATGGTGATAATGAACTCTTCAGCAAGTTTGAATCTCACTCACATATATATAGAAATCCTCTCTTCATAAACTGTGGCTGCCAACAATGGTTTATGCCTATTCAAAATCCTACATAAACCGTTACTGCTTATAGGGTTTTATGTACATTCATAACCCTTAGTAAACCGTGGTGGCCTCCCACGGTTTACTCTCAAAGCTTTTTGTTCATAAAACCTCCCTACTAGCCACGGTTTACATGTTAATACAAAACCGTGGTTGGCTCCCACGGATTACATAGAAAGCAAAGCAAGACATTCACGTAACCAGTTTTCAATTGTTGTAATCAGGTAAACGTTTCTATGTTTCATTTTATATACGTAACTTGCCCTCAACCTTTCTTACTgaatctttctctttctttcttctttggtgaATAGTTGAATAACGAAGCTTTCTCTCTTTTTCCTCTGAGTTTTGACCGAAGTGAAAAGTGAACGTTGCTTTGGAGGCAACCACTTGGAGAGATTAGCATGAGGGATCAATTCGGGCTTGGGTTGGCTTTGTCCATTCAGCCCATTTGATTTCTTTGTTCTAAATTAACTTGGGCTTGTTTGTGAGTGTTGCACACTGTGaggtttcttatttttatttcaattatttaGGCTGCTGCAAGGGtgaattttggcctgcaacacttTTTGGCCTACAACACTTTAAATAAACTTATCAAAACTAATTCGATAATTAgcccaataaaataatatttgtcatcattaatcacgttagttaatttcttaactcaaaaatttctcccttgatgacaaacataattgtaACATTAATCAAAAGGAATTGAATTTGAATAAAGTTAAGAAACTTTCCTTTGAGTAATGTCACTTGATtttgtgttgctccccctttccttttcaagagaTGCTCCTCCTAGATTTATGCTATTGTTTTCTTTCCTGTTTGCATATACTTATTTGGAACCCAATAAAATGCTATATACTATCCAAGGTTGCAGCAAACAGTAATAATTTCAAACATTTATAACATCTCATGAAACATGGCTAAGTGGATTTGTTTAGTCCAAATCTGAATCATAACAAGTCAGCAATTGTGACAAATATCCAGCTCAAGCCTTAACCAAAACAGAGCATCAGGGCTAACAAAAGCAAAACAACAATAGATCATTTAAAGCAATTTCAAATTCACATGCTAAAATAAATCACAGCAGcagcaaaaatttaaaattctatgttactactcccccttttgtcatcaagggcgaAACAAAAGTGAGCTAAAGTTTGCAACAAAGTGTTAGTGCAAATTCCAAAAACAAGTAGGTAATTAACTAAGTGCAATAGTAGTTAAaagtattacagtcatccaaaattAAAACACAGAGTAGTAAAATTATGAaccattttttatttatgaacCAAATGAGCCTAAGCTTtctactcttcttcttcctcccgcAAGCTTCCTCAAATCCTTTCAAACCCCTCTCTACACAATCCTCACACAACATTCTTCAGTAACTTTCAACTCTTCCTTGCGTTTTGTGTTTTAAAGACCCTCCTCAACACTCTCCTCCAACACATGTCGTTCATGCAATCGGGGAGATTGCCAAACGTAACTTGTGCTTTGGCCTGGCCAGCTGCCAAACACAGCCTCCATTTTTAAAGTTCTAAGATGGTCAACAAGACAGATTATGTCTGCATGCAGGAAACATGGACATGGTTCAAGCCCTCCATCTCTTTTCCTGCCAATCAAAAGTTGCGTTTTACAACTTGATGCAACTTTCTCATTTTGTGTTCATACAAAATATAACTTGCATTTTGTAAGTTACTTAACTTTCTGATTTTTGGTTCAGTAAAAACATAACCTGTGTTTTGCAAGTTATTAACTTTAGCAGATCCACATTTATGGAATACACGCCATACCACAATATAATTATTACACATTACCATTTTTACTTTCATTCATAAATTAATTTCTGACACCACTATGCTAGATATTCGATCCATTATCAATTAACTAATTTGGAACCTGCATTTACTGCTACCATTctctttcctttttatcttttatttttttctcattatttttttaGGGTGGTGGAACTCGTGGGAGGGGGGTTTTGTTGGTTTTGTTTCCTACTCTTTCCTTTTGATGTTGATTAATTACAATTCTTCTCAAAACCATTTTTATTTTACGTAGATTAAAAATTAATTCGTTGCAANNNNNNNNNNNNNNNNNNNNNNNNNNNNNNNNNNNNNNNNNNNNNNNNNNNNNNNNNNNNNNNNNNNNNNNNNNNNNNNNNNNNNNNNNNNNNNNNNNNNNNNNNNNNNNNNNNNNNNNNNNNNNNNNNNNNNNNNNNNNNNNNNNNNNNNNNNNNNNTTAAATTTTATTTAACAGTTTATTAATGgacaataaattattatatatataatatagaatttaaatttttaacactTATTTGATCAGATAAATTAAGTAACATATGACCAACTTAAATTAGTTCGAgactttttatttttcatctatACTATGACTGCGTTTGTTTATAAAAAAAGATACCAATATATGAATATAAAGACATAAAATTATAATTGACATATGAAATATGAACAAAATAATATTGTATTATGAAAcactaaattaatatattttgtatttttttaaaggAACTGAGACATGAATAAAGATATTGTATTTTGAGAcactaaattagtgtattttgcaTTCTATTTTACAGAAAAGAAAAGACAGAGAGTTACTGAACAGATacataactttttttatttttttatcactaTCAAatgtttataattatattttttattctaaattttatgtgaaaaaataaaactaaatcaaattttttattatttattctatCTTATATTTAGTTCATCACTTACtatcaaacaaaatataaaaatattagtttttatatttttgttatttatatcGTATTTTGAATGTTCTGTCTTGTTTTTGAAACTAAACGAAATCTTTTTTTCGTTTGGTGATTAAACTAAACGCAATCTATTATATTATTATGCTTAATGTGATCGGCCTGAATAGGCCCATTATTATATTGTATAGCCCAACAGAGTTCATATGGTTTTTTGGTACATCTAAATATATTTTGATAAGAATTTAATTATAAGTTTCTCCAATGTAGTTGATGCTTTAATTATAGAGATATATCTTGTTTAATTAggtgaatatttttttaataaaatgcaCATGCGAATATATAAGAACTTttcgccaatgagtaatagctcaaatggtatagactccacatactcaattaagaggttacggattcgagtctcctatctttccaaatttttggccaatgagtaatagctcaaatgacatagactccccatactcaattaagagattgcgAGTTCGAgactcctatctttccaaattttgccaatgagttatagctcaaatgacatagtctctccatactcaattaagaggttgcgggttcgagtctcctatctttggtaaaaaaaaaaaaaagaatatattaGAATTTTTCAATGCattgataatatatatatatttaagtcCTACTAATTTGAGTTTGTCATTTTCTACATTAGTTCTAATGAAGCATATTCTTCATTGTCTATCTCCAAAAACCGAACATATTTTATTAGCTTGCAAAATTTTGTTTGTTCTAGTCAACTGCACTTATTTTCCCATTTCTTTTATAATAGTATCAGGATCAAGTATCATGTTTGTATATTTGGGAGGAAGTATAATCCTGTAACTATAATGTGTGCTAAAAATCTAATTCAAGAAATTAGTACTAATGTTCTCAAACTtgatatatacaataaaatttaattaatcaatAAACTGTTCTTGCTACCACGACTCATGTACGTATTGAACTAACtcacaattaaaaatttaaaatagtctCCGATAAATTTGATACCGGTAGTAAAAGTTTCAAACGATGATgtagattttaattttattctcaaTATTCATTTGGAGAGTTTTTTTTTAGTAGTTAATTCGCAAGCCTATTCTTTAATTGTAGTGGGTTGATGGATATTAAATTTATCTAAAATAAATACAGCACGGCTCTAAATTagtctctaaattttttttagtagCTACTTTAGTTTTTGGTCTTTGTTTATTAGTCattaatttctgaatttttaaGTTGATGTGAAATATGTTACCTTTTTTAAATATAAGGTTTGGTAGTTTGAAATTAGAATGTCCACTTTTACCGGTTTAAGAACTAATTTTTCTCACAATTTAAAAGTTTAGAAACTAATTAACATCTAATAAACAAAAATGAGAGACTAAAGTAGATGGTCACTTGATAAAAAGTTTGTGCACTAATATagttttactttttttaattaaaaaatagctCATTTCCAGTTATAAAGTGTCAACTGTCTAGGGGTGAGTATGGATAGCGGATACCCGATTACCGgtccgaaccaattaaattggttctaaaACTAACGGATAATCGGGTCCAATCCGAACTAAACCGATgacttttgttagtgattggttcggatATCGGTTTTGGGGTGCGGAACTCGAACCAACCCGcaaacccgatcatatattaattaaataaaaaaataaaaaaatatatatgatttttCCATTAGACgatgattattcattattaatatgtttggattttaatgagtttagtttttaatgtatttggtgtttaacatcgttggattatttctattttacttgttgaatttttaaaataaaaatttatttttttatgaatttcaaagtcatcggatACCCAATTACTCGAACCGAatcaatccgttcttaatcggtttaGTTTGGTTCAggtacatatacaaaaaaatactccaaaccaaaccgaaccaattatattttgatcaGTTCGGTTCTAATTTACcataaatctaaattaaaccgACCTGTGTTCACTCCTACAACTGTCAACGTGAGTCAAATATTATGAAATCTTATAAACAATGGAACCTGTTGAGAGAAACCACTCTATTTGGCGAAATtccttaaatattaatttttcacCAAAGATATTTTTCATTAAGCAGTTGAAGCTAAATATTCGGGTCATACATGGATACTATTTTAAAAAATGCACTATatcaaaaatgaaaaaagatttaaaaaactcGTTAAGTCACTACAAAATAAATCAGGTATAATAAGGGATAAAATTCTGGTAAAAGATCATTCATTTGCTCATTTATTCTAATACATTTTAGAAAAGTTCTTTTGTTTACTTCTTCATATTTCATGATTAGTTTTTTTATAGATGTacatgaaggaaaaaaaaaacctaatatGGTATATAATACTACGACCGTTTCTTGCACGTATGTAATGATACATCATCTTAAATTATAAGGGACATATAGACGTATAAATTTATACAACTATTTGCATTAAgtaatgaataaaaatatattttattatatggtgttaatatttaatttgatcTCTGAAATTTGAggtgaaatttttaaaattacaatTAATTCAATTCGACtcttaaaaatttataataataatttacgTTAGTCTTGAACTTATTTTCATAAATGGCGTATTGATTTTAGGCGTTAACTTGTTAAGATTTAGATTTGTTATTTAAAATATATGTGACTAAAATTTACTAGACCTCCTAAAAGCTTAATTAATTCTCCAGGATCTTTGTAAATAGtctataataataaatttaatttgaaaaaaaggtATAGATAAACAGCATATATGTTGAACAACATGAAAatagtttaaaataaaaataatttaaatcaaattaataattaagattaGTTAGTAACATGTTCTAGAAAACACCGCAATCCCTTCTCTCTAATTACACCGTGACCATATGCAGTGTTCACTACCATCAAAGAAAGCGTCAATCCAAAGTCTAAGAGGCCAGCAGATTTATTAAAATCTGGCCAGCACTTAGTCAGTAAAAGGAAAATGAGTGATTTTTTACcgttagatgaaatctcacactattaaatacACTATTGTTAACTAATTAATAGTTATAattcacaaaatctgctggcccCTAACACTCCTTCCCAAGATGATCGACGAAATCGCAATTACTGCCTAGCCATAAGCTCGTAACCCTGAAAACGTTGCTGACTCGCATTCCCTTGCTGATGCCACAGCTGATGTTAATAAAGTTTTTGAAATATTAATAAATCTTGATTACATAGAATCTAgaca carries:
- the LOC107641498 gene encoding uncharacterized protein LOC107641498 — translated: MAGTVTVLKTSPVRVGDQVDESTVYFHCLFWTFPPCIKAFRHCKPLVSIDGTHLCGKYGGTLLLAIAQDGNSNILPIAFALVQGENAESWHNGIKAALENPENGWLPPRAFRVYCIRHVAANFSLSFKGKDARKMLVNAAYVKTEAEFYYWFDIMRTENPAMCDWANWMEYEKWTQHEDSGRRFGHMTTNISECVNSVLKGTRNLPVTSLVKSTYERLVELFVLCGQTAEAQVGSGHEFCQALVKAIDRNMRDSRCFTVTLFDRHQSEYTVAETTPTGNFSLGSYRVSLKDHTCDCGHFQALHYPCCHAIACCAHSRLNWASYVHEVYRMTEVFNVYKHGFVPPIPEGLWPPYAGPTVIPDPNMRCAREGRPKATRIRSSMDQSVENQPKRCGLCHQLGHTLRNCDR